ATATTACTTTTATGAGTAACAGAGTAATATAACAAGTTACTGTCTTTtaaatcagtggtgtaaagtacttaagtaaaataatttaaagtactacttaagtagttttttggggtatctgtactttactatttatatttttgacaacacttacttttactccactacattcctaaagtaaatatgtactttttccctgacacccaaaggtacttgttacatttgcgaatgctcaggcaggacagcaatatggtcaatttcacgcacctatcaatataacgcgttgtcgtccctactgcctctgatctggcggactcacaaaTACTgagtttgtaaataatgtctgagtgttggagtgtgcccctggctgtccgtaaatttaaaaaacaagaacattttgccgtctggtttgcttaatataaggattttgatgtatagcatttacttttactttttacttttactcagacAATttggtacttttcccaccactgttcttaagtacatttaaaaccacatacttttagacttttactcaagtagtattttactgggtgactttcacttttacttgagtcattttctattaaggtattgtTATTTTtgctcaagtatgacaattgagaaATTATTCCACCACTGCTTTAAATATCGTTATATTATtagttactttttttttttttttcagaagcATATCTCTACCAGCgtgttatatatacactaccgttcaaaagtttggggtcacttagaaatgtccttgttttccaaagaaaagcatttttttgtccattaaaataacatcaaattgatcagaaatacagtgtagacattgttaatgttgtaaatggctattgtagctggaaacggctgatttttattgGAATATCtactacataggcgtacagaggcccattatcagcaaccatcaatcctgtgttccaatggcacgttgtgtttgctaatccaagtttatcattttaaaaggctaattgatcattagaaaacccttttgcaattatgttagcacagcttaaaactgttgtgctgattaaagaagcaataaaactggccttcttgagactatctggagcatcagcaattgtgggttcgattacaggctcaaaatggccagaaacaaataactttcttctaaaactcgtcagtctattcttgttctgagaaattaaggctattccatgcgagaaattgccaagaaactgaagatctcgtacaacgctgtgtattactcccttcacagaacagcgcaaactgtctctaaccagaatagaaagaggagtgggaggccccggtgcacaactgagcaagagaacaaatacattagagtgtctagtttgagaaacagacgcctcacaggtcctcaactggcagcttcattaaatagtacccgcaaaacaccagtctcaacgtctaCAGTGAAGAGgtcgactccgggatgctgacctaggcagagttgcaaagaaaaagccatatttcagactggccaataaatagaaaagattaagatgggcaaaagaacacagacactggtcAGAGgaagaaaaaagtgttatggacagacaaatcgaagtttgaggtgttcggatcacaaagaagaacatttgtgagacgcagaccaaatgaaaagatgctggaggagtgcttgatgccatctgtcaagcatggtggagacaATGTGATGGTCtaggggtgctttggtggtggtaaagtggaagatttgtacagggtaaaagggatcttgaagaaggaaggctatcactccattttgcaacgccatgccattccctgtggacggcacttgattggagccaatttcctcctacaacaggacaatgacccaaagcccagatccaaactatgcaagaactatttagggaagaagcagtcagctggtattctgtctatgatgaagtggccagcacagtcaccggatctcaaacctattgagctgttgtgggagcagcttgactgtatggtatgtaagaagtgcccatcaagccaatccaacttgtgggaggtgcttcaggaagcatggggtgaaatctcttcagattatctcaacaaattgacaactagaatgccaaaggtctgcaaggctgcaaatggaggattctttgacgaaagcaaagtttgaagcacacaattattatttctattaaaaatcattatttctaaccttgtcaatgactacatttcctatgcattttgctatatttcctattcaaactcatttcatgtatattttcatggaaaacaaggacatttctaagtgaccccaaacttttgaacggtagtgtaactcAATTCACTGTTGACCACCGTTACGACAGGCAGTAATGATGGCCATCACACTGTCATAACaagatatggtgtgtgtgtgtgtgtgtgtgtgtgtgtgtgtgtgtgtgtgtgtgtgtgtgtgtgtgtgtgtgtgtgtgtatgagtgtgtgtgtgtgacactcaAGGCAGATTTTTAAACAGTATGCTGTGCATTTATTCCATCAGGACGATACAGTAACTGTGTTTGTGCTGCTTTCAGTATGCCTTATACTTTAACCACTTTAAAATGACGTCTTCATTGCTGCTCACATGTTTAGGGGTACACAAGGTTAGAATTGTCCCATAATAAGAAACGAATTATCCCATATTAAGAATCCAATGTTAAACAGTATACTGTGGGCTTTTGGCATCTCCAAAACGTTAAAGGTACAGTAATATTGATCCAGTTAAGTCTGCTATATTTAGGGCCACCCCCAAGAGTCAGTGTGTAATATTCTAACCCCTAAGCCCATTTACTCATGTTCCCTTTAACGTCATAGCAGTACAGTATTACATGATATTAAGTGATTGAAATGACATCATGCCATGCTTATTTAAACTGCTTTATTTTCAAatggaggtgagagggagggagtccAGGGTCAAACACAGcaggggaagaagaagaagagtccAGGCAGGTCACAGAGGAGCAGGGAGAATGATGATTCACTATACATTGAGATTTCATGGCCACCCTGTTACCACCAAAAGTTCTATGACAATCACATTCTAGAATGCAAGAGAATGTTATTGTCGCAGAACGATTTGTGCCAACACAGGGGCGGTTGTTTGCTGAGCTCCATGGTTATACAACCACAGACTGTTATAGTGCCTTCCATCAGCGCGGTTAAGTATCTTACAAACCACCATTTAAACTGTTTAAGAAACAAGTAAAAAAGAATACATAAAAAAATAAGCTGCAGGAAAATTCAAGGACATTCAAATCCATATGACCAATATTGTAAAGGAATTTTTCAATTCATGACATTTATCTTCTGCATTGACTGAGTTGCGATACAAAATAACCCAAACCCCGCATACATAGGTCTGCTCATTAATCATGTTCCTCTGCTCACTTTAAATCAATGAATCTCATTCAACATATTcagattttatacaatgtttaaAACTTGCTTGGAGTGCACAGCCAGGAAGAAAAAAACTATAAATATGAAACGAACAGGAAACACAAAATAgctctaaataaataaataatacatagcTTATCCAATCACAGCCCTTCGTTAGAGCATGATAGAGTCACATGCTCTGAGTCCCTCTCTGTCCGTGTCAGCCGGTGTCCCAGGGCTCTTCTGTCCCTCTGGGGGTCACTAAACGGCCATGTTTGAAAGGACAGAGGTCCAAAAAATTCAATTCTTACCACAAAATGCAATTTCAACAACTAATCCTTACCTCACCTTTGATCTTACTCAGATCCTTAAGAGTTACCATAACCCTAAATAAAGAACAAATAGATCATGTGCATGCTAAATAGTTCTGGTATCCCTCCCTTTTGTCCATTCTAGcaggccatctagtgactagtgTCCCTCAGGGAGAGCTCTTTGGATAGAGTCTCTATCACCACATCTGTTTTCTGTGCTTACCAGTGTGAGGACATCCACAGTATACAATAACAGCCAGCTGGTACCACTAGAAGTGGATCATTAGCAAACACACACTACTCATGCAGGCTcttatcaaacacacacacacacacacacacagtctctctctctctctctcacacacacacacacccacacacacacacacaagggtcaACAGAATTTGACAACAGGAGAGTAAAAGTGTTGTTGCCGACAGCCCTTGTCCCATAGTGTCATAACACACCATTCACAGTTACAAACACAGCCTCTGTGAGGGAGAAAACACAAAGAGCATCATGACATGTCAGTCTCTGAGAAATACTGTACACAAAGAGCAACCATAAAGAGTCACAGTACCTCTCAGAAATAAAGGAAAGTGCCAGATAGAAGTCCAGTCAGCCAGTGCAGGCACATTCctaaatcaatcaattaatccatctatcaatcattcattcattaatCCATCCCATAGTTCCTATTTGGGGGTTTAATAAAGTATTACATTATCTTATGGGATGAATGTTCTTCCAGAAACAGGATGTACAGGACATTTCAGTGTTATAATCGATATCAACTAGAGTTTTTTCAAGACTGTTTGAAGTGTTTGTGTCAGGCCAGCGGTAGGTGGCTGAGTTCCTTCTCTCATAGACATccactgttctgctctgttctgttccatGGGGAGAAGTGTGTTCGGTAATAGCAATGTCCTTTCAGGCTGAAATCAGGTGAATCCACTTAAACAAAGCTAGCCAGTCACTGTCCAGTGTCTTTGATAGAAGAAAAAAATAACTCCCAAGACTATATACTGCACTCCAAAAATCTCTAAATGTCCCAATTTGCTTTCCTTGTCCCAATTTGGGAAAGTATTTATTCTCTTTACAATGTAATGTGCTTGGAATTgtgctatatacagtgagggaaaaaagtttttgatcccctgctgattttgtacgtttgcccactgacaaagacctgatcagtctataattttaatggtaggtttatttgaacagtgagagacagaataacaacaacaaaatccagaaaaacgcaggtcaaaatttttataaattgatttgcattttaatgatggaaataagtatttgacccctctgcaaaacgtgacttagtacttggtggcaaaacccttgttggcaatcacagaggtcagacatttcttgtagttggccaccaggtttgcacacatctcaggagggattttgtcccactcctctttgcagatcttctccaagtcattaaggtttcgaggctgacgtttggcaactcaaaccttcagctccctccacagatattctatgggattaaggtctggagactggctaggccactccaggaccttaatgtgcttcttcttgagccactcctttgttgccttggccgtgtgttttgggtcattgtcatgctggaatacccatccacgacccattttcaatgccctggctgagggaaggaggttctcacccaagatttgacggtacatggcctcgtccatcgtccctttgatgcggtgaagttgtcctgtccctttagcagaaaaacacccccaaagcataatgtttccacctccatgtttgacggtggggatggtgttcttggggtcataggcagcattcctcctcctccaaacacggcgagttgagttgatgccaaagagctcgattttggtgtcatctgaccacaacactttcacccagttatcctctgaatcattcagatgttcattggcaaacttcagacagcctgtatatgtgctttcttgagcagggggaccttgcgggtgctgcaggatttcagtccttcacggcatagtgtgttaccaattgttttcttggtgactatggtcccagctgccttgagatcattgacaagatcctcccgagtagttctgggctgattcctcaccattctcatgatcattgcaactccatgaggtgagatcttgcatggagcccaaggccgagggagattgacagttattttgtgtttcttccatttgctaataatcgcaccaactgttgtcaccttctcaccaagctgcttggcaatggtcttgtagcccattccagccttgtgtaggtctacaatcttgtccctgatatccttggagagctctttggtcttggccatgttggagagtttgaaatctgattgattgattgcttctgtggacaggtgttttatatacaggtaacaagctgagattaggagcactccctttaagagtgtgctcctaatctcagctcgttagctgtataaaacacctgggggcaagaaatctttctgattgagagggggtcaaatatttatttccctcattaaaatgcaaatcaatttataacatttttgacatgcgtttttctggatttttttgttgttattctgtctctcactgttcaaataaacctaccattaaaattatagactgatcatttctttgtcagtgggcaaacgtacaaaatcagcaggggatcaaatacttttttccctttaAATGTACAGACCCAATCCATGTTGATGTTGGTGGAACAAGGTAGACCAGtatgggaaaaaaaagtatgaaaatactaactgtaagtcgctctggataagatcgtttgctaaatgactaaaatgtaaatgtaaaaaaattggaAACAGAGGTCACCCTGTGGTGTAATGCtattggaggagaggtggagctGTACCTTTAAGGCTCTCTGTGAGACACTtggaatcccaaatggcaccctattacctacatagtgcactgcttttgactagagccctatgggccctgatcaaaagtagtgcactataaagggaatagggtgtcatttgggatttaGAGAGTGTGTTAAATGGTTTCTTCTCTTCATCTTCTTTTAGTCCACCTGCACTGACCCAGAGCTGGGCAGGTGGAAACAAATTCCTGATCCTTCTTATTGCATTCACCGATATATCCTTTGTTTTTCAGTGCAGATGAAGAAAAAGACAAGAGTAGAGGAACAAATAatggactattgagatgcacccgcTGTCTTCACAGAGCCAGAGGCAAGGTATGTTTGTGGTACAAAGGTGTCTTTCAAAATATAGCCTAAGCCCCACATTACAGCAGTGGTGGGGATCAGTGTTTGAGAGGGAGTTGAACAGTAAAAGTATTGTTGTTGTCTCTCTCATGTGGATAACATCTCTACAGGAACGTATGCTATTCCTGAGGCAGGAAAAAAGTAACTATGTAGAAGTAAGTAGACAGGCGACCTGGGTCTTGTGTGTTCCTCATGGTTCTGCCCTCTGATAGAGGTACTTAAACAGGCTGACAGGTATTTGGGTTCATTCTCAGTCCTCTATCTCTCCAAAACAGGACAAGCCTATCATCTCCTTACGttgttctgttttgtttttcagACGGCTGATAAAAGGATATTGGTTTGTTTTAAAGAATGTTGTGTGTAGATCAGGAGTTCTCAGTGAGCAGTGGTgtatagggttgcaaaattccaggaactttcaataaattccctggttttcccataattctggatttcctgcttattccatcCTGATTCTGGGAATCTTCCAACAGGGATTTCAGGAAAAcaagggaatttattgaaagtttccAGAATATTGCAACCCTAGTGGTATACTTCTGGACCCAAACGTTTCTCAATTTTAAATTAAACGGATTCTCCAGACAATATGAGTCAGTCAGACAGATTCTGATGAGAGTAGTGCTACACTGTCATTTTACAAGCAACAACATGTCCTTTATGTCACGAGTGACTAAAAAGCCAAAATGGCGttttctttccctcctctcttcctcctctccatccacTTTCTGTACATACTGTGTGATGCTCACACCTCAAAACATGCCTCCTACCTTTTAACAAAAGATCATAATCAGATTCGTACACAGTATTATTCTAAAGCCCCCCAGAGTAGAAGTCACGGAACATATATTGCACATGCTCTCCCCACACTATGTCCTTGCAATGGACCGTCACAATTCTCCAGGTAACAGCCGGACTTGTGCAGATATGCACCAAGGGACTAAAACAACAAGCCCTTAGACAGTTTCTTTCTTACACAAGGTATTTTTAACACTGTTGCGAGGTGAGCTTTTCTACAGCTATTCTGAGTCCGCATTCTATTTGGAAAGTCTGTAGCAGTTCACGATAGAATTGGCAGCCATTTGTAATGTCATCAAATAGAATCAAAAAATCAGTGAAATTTCTTGGAAAAGGACAGAATATTTGTGCTGTTTTGTACACCTTAAAGGGTTTAGAGGGGAGTGAAAAGAAGGGACTGACCTTACAGGTAATCTGTTTAAGGCCCCTTTACTAAAGGAAGGTTGTCGTTGGTGTCCTTACAAAGCATCCAGTCTAGAAGAAGGTGCCCTTGGTGTTCTTACAGAGGATCTTCTTGAAGGCCTTCCTGAAGTCCTGGTTGAAAATGGTGTATATGACGGGGTTCAGACAAGAGTTGCAGTAGCCGATCCAGAAGAAGAACTTGAAGAGGGGATCAGGGAGGGTGCAGGTTTCAGGACAGATGGCCTGCAGCGAGTAGGAGAAGAAGAAAGGGAACCAACAGACGACAAACACTCCGATCACCACGGCCAGGACGAACGTGAAGCGCTTCTCTCGGTTCACCATGGCTTTACGACGTGCCGCTCCTGGAGTGGTGTCTGGCTTAGACCTCCTCCCCGCCACCAGCCGAGCCCCCTTAGATGTGACAATCATGTCCCTGTACTTCTGGATGGTGGCAGGGGAGTGGATGCCGGGTGAACCCGCCATGCTAGGTGTGTtgactcccctcctcccccctccctcgtGCTCCATGTCACTGTCAGAGCTGTTTGAGCTGTCCCCATTATTGTTATACTTCTTCCCCTTCTTCCCCTTTTTCCCCCCATCTTTGGGTTTGGCCGGGGCTGGtggggggagggtggaggagggagagggagagactgaggagggagagggaccCAGGGGGGAGGTAGGAGGGGAGGTGGTGGTTGGGGTTGGAGCTAGGGATGGATCCGGAGGATGGAGGAGGTTATTgggggtgggagaggagggggtctCTTTGGCCTGGTCCGGGGACAGTGATGGAGTAATAGCCAGGGTGGGTGGTCTGACGCTGGAAGTTTTGTGGGGAATAGCTGGGGTttcccctccttcctccttcccgtTGGCTTGGATCCCCCGAGGGGTTTGACTTGGGGTGGCACAGCCCACCCCATCCTTCCTGGGCTCGCCTGGCGGGTTCTGTGTGCGCTGCTTGGCGATCTGGTAGATCCTCATGTAGACCAGGATCATGATGAGACAAGGGGCGAAGAAGGAGCCGACGGTGGAGTAGAGGATGTACCAGCGCTCGTCGTTCAGCTGGCACTGAGGCCCCCTCTCACTACCCTCACCGCCCGGCTCGCTCTTATTCAGCGACagtagaggaggaaaggagatgatgGCCGAGATGAGCCACACCACCACGATAGAGGCTTTGATACGCATGGGCGTGCGCTGGCGGGAGTAGGTAACCCGGCTGATGGACAGGTAACGGTCCAATGAGATGGCGCACAGGTGAGCTATAGAAGAAGTGCAGAACAGAACGTCCAGCGCCAGGTAGATCTCACACCACAGAGACTTGAAGTACCAGTAACCCAGCAGTTCATTGGCCAGGGAGAACGGGATGATGAGGGTCGCCACTAAAATGTCCGCAGCTGCTAGTGACACTAAAAACAGGTTCTGTGGTCCTCTGAGTGCGTGGCTGGTCAGGACGGCGATGATGACGAAGATGTTTCCCACGATGGTAAAGACTATCATGAGGGTGATGGCCGTAGCAAAGAGCGCTGTGGCTTCGGGGGAGTAAGGGGCCAGTTGCAGGGAAGAGACGCTCTGATTGCAGGGAAGAGATGAACCGCTGGTCGAGCTATTAGTGTCGCCCAGCCCCACTGAACATGCACTATCCAAAGGTGAAGCCATGACTAACAAGATGGATGGGGTTGATTAAAGTGATGAATAAAATGTTGTTGTAATAAATATGTTTGTTTTATAGTCCTTTAGGATGGCTGACGTAAAATGATATCCTAAAAAAGCAGTAATATAGCTGAGCTTGTTTATGTTGCTGTCAAAGGGTTCACTGAAAAGTTTAGGGAAAAAACATTAGCCTGTAACTTTTCATTCTACAGCCTATAAAAAGTCTTAATTTCGTGTTAtcgcagttcattcaccttctcctCCCAATTTCATCCTCCAAGTCCATTCTAATAAGCCAAACGATAAACTATGCCCATGGAGTGCGCCAGGCTATACTGGTCAATGGTTTTCTATTCGAGTGCCCTGAATAAAGTAGAGCGCAATTATATTTCCCGTCGATCGGGGCTATGTAGAAAAtttacagtatgaaaataaaactGCTCAAACAATTAAAAGTAGTCCAACACACAAAACAGAATGGATTGTAATCTCACAGCTGCTTGATTGTTTGGATATTTTAAAGAGGCAGAACGTTATGGCCGGGCGGTTACAGAAATAGCCTTTCAATCTAATTTTAGCCTATAATACAAGGCGACACAGGCGAAATTGGGAACAAGTTACAACCACTTTTCCCTGGGTATGATAGCCAACTTCAGATATCAGTGCGCGCGCCTTTTCTCCCTCAAATCCCCGCTGTCTCTTGGGAGACGCACACAGCAGGGCTATCTGAGCATATACAAGCTGTGTAGATAGGCTAATTTAAGAACAAATAAACCATCGTTATTCTAACAAATATGACATTATCTTCAATTAGCTTCAAGAAAACATTGGTTTGAACAGATTTAGCTCATACAATGGTTGAGCCTCCGCAGACTAACTGGCGTGTTACCAAAACATGTCCCTCACTTCATCGGCATAAACCTGGACATTATTCGAGCAAAATGTATTTCTTAAATAATAAGTTGTTTCTGAATGGCACTGTGAAGTTAGTCCTTTATGTCGTAACTTGTGCACGTCCTCAATATAGCCAAAAAACGTTCTggaattaatgaaaacaaaaccGTGTCCAACAGAATTCCAAGTTGCGCATTGAGTCCATCACCCAGAGCTGTTTCAGTTTCCTCGTGTTTCCTCGTTCCTAGACCTCATATCTCGGTTTGGTAGGAATGTGTGCGAGTGTTTGGTATATCCAAGCGCAGATGATGCGCAGTCATGCTTTGGCTGGCTCGTGGCCCCTAgttctgtctctctatgtcagGGTGTACACTGTACAGTATATATTCGCGCAGTGGTAGTCCTGAGTTCAGCTCCTCGCCGCCTCTCTCCTCGAGTTTATCAGTTTGTCTCACAGCAACGCGCGCATCTCCAGGAGTGAGCGTGACCGCGAGCCCCGGTCTAATAACGGGagcgcctctcctctcctcctcgcgcTTCTCCAACCCGAGTGATGTCAGTACGGGCGTCATGAGAccatgccatctctctctctctctctctctctctctctctctctctctctctctctctctctctctctctctctctctctctctctctctctctctctctacccactaACACATTGTCCATCGGTACCCCGTTATATCTTTAATGTAAACCATTGTAGTAGAACCCGCAGGACGCATAGGTCTCCACACTCATTTATCTTTCTACAAAGACCTACAGAGTGAGTTTCTAACtctatcaccaccaccaacatcatcaccatcatcaccaccaatcatcatcatcatcaccatcatcctcatcctcacccctgttaaaataaaggtaaaaataataataacattatcatcatcatcatcatcatcatcattaataatcatcatcattataatcATCACCCTTCTCCTCCTGATCATGATTTCATTGTTGGTTCCATAATGGCCTATTGACTACTCAGCAAGATAAAACCTAATTGTATGCTACCATATATTCCCATAAATTAGCCTTTTGACCCCTGCGTGATGAAGACAAAACACTGTTGTTAGTGACATGGATCAATCAAATGCTAATAGTTCA
The DNA window shown above is from Coregonus clupeaformis isolate EN_2021a chromosome 18, ASM2061545v1, whole genome shotgun sequence and carries:
- the adra2b gene encoding alpha-2B adrenergic receptor, with translation MASPLDSACSVGLGDTNSSTSGSSLPCNQSVSSLQLAPYSPEATALFATAITLMIVFTIVGNIFVIIAVLTSHALRGPQNLFLVSLAAADILVATLIIPFSLANELLGYWYFKSLWCEIYLALDVLFCTSSIAHLCAISLDRYLSISRVTYSRQRTPMRIKASIVVVWLISAIISFPPLLSLNKSEPGGEGSERGPQCQLNDERWYILYSTVGSFFAPCLIMILVYMRIYQIAKQRTQNPPGEPRKDGVGCATPSQTPRGIQANGKEEGGETPAIPHKTSSVRPPTLAITPSLSPDQAKETPSSPTPNNLLHPPDPSLAPTPTTTSPPTSPLGPSPSSVSPSPSSTLPPPAPAKPKDGGKKGKKGKKYNNNGDSSNSSDSDMEHEGGGRRGVNTPSMAGSPGIHSPATIQKYRDMIVTSKGARLVAGRRSKPDTTPGAARRKAMVNREKRFTFVLAVVIGVFVVCWFPFFFSYSLQAICPETCTLPDPLFKFFFWIGYCNSCLNPVIYTIFNQDFRKAFKKILCKNTKGTFF